A region from the Pseudomonas cucumis genome encodes:
- a CDS encoding outer membrane protein OmpK codes for MKRTCTSLMLAGSLLAGGQAMAGDLLQWQNNSLTYLYGKDFQVNPRIQQTVTFEHADAWKYGDNFVFVDKIFYNGKEDSGVGSNTYYGEISPRLSFGKIFDQKLEFGPVKDVLLAMTYEFGEGDTESYLIGPGFDLAIPGFDYFQLNFYQRHTEGSRPGDNVWQITPVWSYTIPVGDSNILIDGFMDWVVDNDKNSKGSYHANLHFNPQIKYDLGKALNIGEKQLYVGVEYDYWSDKYGIKDSQYFKTDQSNTSFLVKFHF; via the coding sequence ATGAAACGTACGTGCACCAGCCTGATGCTTGCGGGATCCTTGCTGGCCGGGGGCCAGGCAATGGCCGGCGACTTGCTGCAATGGCAGAACAACAGCCTGACCTACCTCTATGGCAAGGACTTCCAGGTCAACCCGCGCATTCAGCAAACCGTCACCTTCGAGCACGCCGATGCCTGGAAATACGGCGACAACTTCGTGTTCGTCGACAAGATTTTCTACAACGGCAAGGAAGACAGCGGCGTCGGCTCGAACACCTATTACGGCGAAATCAGCCCGCGCTTGTCGTTTGGCAAGATCTTCGACCAGAAACTGGAGTTCGGTCCGGTCAAAGACGTGCTGTTGGCCATGACGTACGAGTTCGGTGAGGGCGATACAGAGTCCTACCTGATCGGTCCTGGTTTCGACCTGGCGATTCCCGGGTTCGATTACTTCCAGCTGAACTTCTACCAGCGTCACACCGAGGGCAGCCGTCCGGGTGACAACGTCTGGCAGATCACCCCGGTCTGGTCCTACACCATTCCCGTGGGCGATTCGAACATCCTGATCGATGGCTTCATGGACTGGGTGGTCGATAACGACAAGAACAGCAAAGGCAGTTACCACGCCAACCTGCACTTCAACCCCCAGATCAAATACGACTTGGGTAAAGCCCTGAACATCGGCGAGAAGCAGTTGTACGTCGGGGTCGAGTACGACTACTGGTCAGACAAGTACGGGATCAAGGACAGCCAGTACTTCAAGACCGATCAGAGCAACACGAGCTTCCTGGTGAAGTTCCACTTCTAA
- a CDS encoding outer membrane protein OmpK, protein MIRTKTSVLLGSGLLAASQAMASDLLLWQTNSLSYLYGKNFVINPSIQQTVTFEHADKWKYGDNFLFVDKIFYNGEEDRNKGPHAFYGEFSPRLSFGKMLDRRFEFGPVKDVLLAMTYEYGEGDSEAYLIGPGFDLAVPGFNYFTLNFYRRQTEGPRPGDGVWQITPSWSYSVALGNSNLLIDGYLDWVVDNDRNARGTYHANLHINPQIKYDLGKALGWGEKFVYVGTEYSYWKNKYGIKNSAGLDTHQNTASLLVKVHF, encoded by the coding sequence ATGATTCGGACAAAAACCAGCGTGCTGTTGGGCTCTGGCCTGTTGGCCGCGAGCCAGGCCATGGCCAGCGATTTACTGCTGTGGCAGACCAACAGCCTGAGCTACCTGTACGGCAAAAATTTCGTGATCAACCCGTCGATCCAGCAGACGGTGACGTTCGAGCACGCCGACAAATGGAAGTACGGCGATAACTTCCTGTTTGTCGACAAGATCTTCTACAACGGCGAAGAAGACCGCAATAAAGGCCCCCACGCCTTTTATGGCGAATTCAGTCCGCGGCTGTCCTTTGGCAAGATGCTCGACCGTCGTTTCGAATTTGGCCCGGTCAAGGACGTGCTGCTGGCCATGACCTACGAGTACGGCGAAGGCGACAGCGAAGCGTATCTGATCGGCCCGGGCTTTGATCTGGCAGTGCCGGGTTTCAACTACTTCACCTTGAACTTCTATCGTCGCCAGACCGAAGGTCCACGCCCCGGTGATGGTGTCTGGCAGATCACGCCATCCTGGTCCTACAGCGTTGCGCTCGGTAATTCGAACCTGTTGATCGATGGCTATCTGGACTGGGTGGTGGACAACGATCGCAATGCACGCGGCACTTACCACGCCAACTTGCACATCAATCCACAGATCAAATACGACCTGGGCAAAGCCTTGGGCTGGGGCGAGAAATTCGTCTACGTCGGCACCGAATACAGCTATTGGAAAAACAAGTACGGAATCAAAAACAGCGCCGGCCTGGACACTCATCAAAACACCGCCAGCCTGCTGGTAAAGGTGCACTTCTAA
- a CDS encoding nucleobase:cation symporter-2 family protein has translation MSELSEARIPDAPAIQRLPLLQLILVGLQHVLLMYGGAIAVPLIIGQAAGLSREEIAFLINADLLVAGIATIVQSLGIGPMGIRMPVMMGASFAAVGSMVAMAGMPGIGLQGIFGATIAAGFFGMLIAPFMSKVVRFFPPLVTGTVITSIGLSLFPVAVNWAGGGADADQFGSPVYLAIAALVLATILLVHRFMRGFWVNISVLIGMCLGYVICGVIGMVDLSGMAQAPWLQIVTPLHFGMPQFHLAPILSMCLVVVIIFVESTGMFLALGKITGQDVTPRMLRRGLLCDAGASFFAGFFNTFTHSSFAQNIGLVQMTGVRCRSVTIVAGGLLVVLSLLPKAAFLVASIPPAVLGGAAIAMFGMVAATGIKILQEADIGDRRNQLLVAVSIGMGLIPVVRPEFFAHLPMWMSPITHSGIAMATLSALALNLLFNILGGHERTTVNDCHAHPH, from the coding sequence ATGTCCGAGCTATCCGAAGCCCGCATCCCCGACGCACCCGCCATTCAGCGTTTACCCCTTTTGCAACTGATCCTGGTCGGTCTGCAACACGTTCTACTGATGTACGGCGGAGCCATCGCGGTGCCGCTGATCATCGGGCAGGCCGCGGGCCTGAGCCGTGAAGAAATCGCCTTCCTGATCAACGCCGACCTGCTGGTGGCTGGCATCGCCACCATCGTCCAGTCGCTGGGCATCGGCCCGATGGGCATTCGCATGCCGGTGATGATGGGCGCCAGTTTCGCCGCGGTCGGCAGCATGGTAGCCATGGCCGGGATGCCTGGCATCGGCCTGCAAGGGATCTTCGGCGCGACCATCGCCGCCGGTTTCTTCGGCATGCTCATCGCGCCGTTCATGTCCAAAGTCGTGCGCTTCTTCCCGCCGCTGGTGACCGGCACCGTCATCACCTCGATCGGTTTGTCGCTGTTCCCCGTGGCCGTGAATTGGGCCGGTGGCGGTGCTGACGCGGATCAATTCGGCTCGCCTGTTTACCTGGCCATCGCTGCATTGGTACTGGCTACGATTCTGTTGGTCCATCGTTTCATGCGCGGTTTCTGGGTCAACATTTCGGTGCTGATCGGCATGTGCCTGGGCTATGTCATCTGTGGCGTCATCGGCATGGTCGACCTCAGCGGCATGGCCCAGGCTCCGTGGTTGCAGATCGTTACGCCACTGCATTTCGGCATGCCGCAATTCCACTTGGCGCCGATCCTTTCGATGTGCCTGGTGGTGGTGATCATCTTCGTCGAGTCCACCGGGATGTTCCTGGCGCTGGGCAAAATCACGGGGCAGGACGTCACGCCACGGATGCTGCGTCGCGGCTTGCTCTGTGATGCCGGCGCTTCGTTTTTCGCCGGCTTCTTCAACACCTTCACCCACTCCTCTTTCGCCCAGAACATAGGCCTGGTGCAGATGACCGGCGTGCGTTGCCGTTCGGTGACCATCGTCGCTGGTGGCTTACTGGTGGTGCTGAGCCTGCTGCCGAAAGCGGCGTTCCTGGTGGCGTCCATTCCACCTGCGGTACTGGGTGGCGCGGCGATTGCGATGTTCGGCATGGTCGCCGCGACCGGGATCAAGATTCTTCAGGAAGCCGACATCGGTGACCGTCGCAATCAATTGCTGGTGGCGGTGAGCATCGGCATGGGGCTGATCCCGGTGGTGCGCCCGGAATTTTTCGCGCACCTGCCAATGTGGATGAGCCCGATCACCCACAGCGGCATCGCCATGGCCACGCTGAGCGCCCTGGCGTTGAACCTGTTGTTCAACATTCTTGGCGGTCACGAACGCACAACCGTCAACGACTGCCACGCCCACCCGCATTGA
- a CDS encoding urate hydroxylase PuuD, translating to MEAHLLEWLNLSVRWVHMITGVAWIGASFYFVWLENNLNRVNPKNGLAGDLWAIHGGGIYHLEKYKLAPPTMPDNLHWFKWEAYFTWLSGVALLCVVFYSNPTLYLLAPGSSLTGPEGVALGIASLFVGWFVYSFLCDSALGKRPALLGAILFVLIIGAAYGFSKVFSGRGAYLHVGAIIGTIMVGNVFRIIMPAQRALVAAIAENRTPDPALPAKGLLRSRHNNYFTLPVLFIMISNHFPSTYGSQYNWLILAGIAVLAVLVRHYFNTRHDSHKFAWTLPAAAVGMICLAYVTGPAPMSSAPEVAKAPGTIEYQPLPETALGGGKKPAEAAPAAAPETAPAQASNAGPAFDKVHDVIQERCTVCHSAKPTSPLFSAAPAGVMFDTPEQIKLQAPRIQAQAVASQIMPLGNITQMTQQERDLIGAWIVQGAQTQ from the coding sequence GTGGAAGCACATCTGTTGGAATGGCTGAACCTGAGCGTGCGCTGGGTTCACATGATCACTGGCGTGGCCTGGATCGGCGCGTCGTTCTATTTCGTCTGGCTGGAAAACAACCTCAATCGGGTCAACCCGAAAAACGGGTTGGCGGGCGATTTGTGGGCGATCCACGGCGGCGGTATCTATCACCTGGAAAAATACAAACTGGCTCCACCGACCATGCCAGACAACCTGCACTGGTTCAAATGGGAAGCCTACTTCACCTGGCTGTCGGGGGTCGCGCTGCTGTGCGTGGTGTTCTACTCCAACCCGACGCTGTACCTGCTCGCTCCGGGCAGCAGCCTGACCGGCCCTGAAGGGGTTGCCCTAGGCATCGCCTCGTTGTTCGTCGGCTGGTTCGTCTATTCCTTCCTCTGCGACTCGGCCCTGGGCAAACGCCCTGCCCTGCTAGGCGCAATCCTGTTCGTGCTGATCATTGGCGCCGCTTACGGCTTCAGCAAAGTGTTCAGCGGTCGTGGTGCCTACCTGCACGTCGGCGCGATCATCGGCACCATCATGGTCGGCAACGTGTTCCGCATCATCATGCCGGCTCAGCGCGCATTGGTGGCAGCGATCGCCGAGAACCGCACACCCGATCCGGCGCTGCCGGCCAAAGGCTTGCTGCGTTCGCGGCACAACAACTACTTCACCTTGCCGGTGCTGTTCATCATGATCAGCAACCACTTCCCGAGCACCTACGGCAGCCAATACAACTGGCTGATCCTGGCCGGGATCGCGGTGCTGGCGGTGTTGGTGCGTCACTACTTCAACACCCGTCATGACAGCCACAAGTTTGCCTGGACCCTGCCCGCTGCGGCGGTCGGCATGATCTGCCTGGCCTACGTGACCGGGCCGGCGCCGATGTCCAGCGCCCCTGAAGTGGCCAAGGCGCCTGGGACCATCGAGTACCAGCCGCTGCCGGAAACCGCACTCGGCGGCGGCAAGAAACCGGCTGAAGCTGCACCGGCGGCGGCCCCTGAAACTGCACCCGCCCAGGCATCAAATGCCGGTCCTGCCTTCGACAAGGTGCACGACGTGATCCAGGAACGCTGCACGGTCTGCCATTCGGCCAAACCTACCAGCCCGCTGTTTAGCGCGGCGCCGGCGGGCGTGATGTTCGATACCCCCGAGCAGATCAAGCTCCAGGCCCCGCGCATCCAGGCCCAGGCTGTTGCCAGCCAGATCATGCCACTGGGCAACATCACCCAGATGACCCAGCAGGAGCGTGACTTGATTGGGGCGTGGATTGTTCAGGGGGCCCAAACCCAATAA
- a CDS encoding ureidoglycolate lyase: MRTLTIEPLTKEAFAPFGDVIETEGSDHFMINNGSTMRFHKLAVVETATPEDKAIISIFRADAQDMPLTVCMLERHPLGSQAFIPLLGNPFLIVVAPLGDEPVSGLVRAFVTNGRQGINYHRGVWHHPVLTIEKRDDFLVVDRSGTGNNCDEHFFKEDERLILAPHQ; the protein is encoded by the coding sequence ATGCGCACATTGACGATTGAACCGCTGACCAAAGAAGCCTTCGCCCCTTTCGGTGACGTGATTGAAACCGAGGGCAGCGATCACTTCATGATCAACAACGGTTCGACCATGCGCTTTCACAAACTGGCTGTGGTCGAAACCGCCACGCCAGAGGACAAGGCGATCATCAGCATCTTCCGCGCCGACGCGCAGGACATGCCGCTGACCGTCTGCATGCTGGAGCGTCACCCGCTGGGCAGCCAGGCTTTCATTCCGCTGCTCGGCAACCCCTTTCTGATCGTGGTCGCGCCACTTGGCGATGAACCTGTATCAGGCTTGGTCCGCGCCTTCGTCACCAACGGCAGGCAGGGCATTAATTACCATCGCGGCGTTTGGCACCATCCGGTGCTGACGATCGAAAAGCGGGATGACTTCCTGGTGGTTGATCGCAGTGGCACAGGCAATAACTGCGATGAGCATTTTTTCAAAGAGGATGAGCGTTTGATCCTCGCCCCCCACCAATAA